The following proteins come from a genomic window of Coffea arabica cultivar ET-39 chromosome 11c, Coffea Arabica ET-39 HiFi, whole genome shotgun sequence:
- the LOC113716265 gene encoding UDP-glucosyltransferase 29-like, with amino-acid sequence MENHATFNVLMLPWLAHGHVSPYLELAKKLTARNFNVYLCSSPATLSSVRSKLTEKFSQSIHLVELHLPKLPELPAEYHTTNGLPPHLMPTLKDAFDMAKPNFCNVLKSLKPDLLIYDLLQPWAPEAASAFNIPAVVFISSSATMTSFGLHFFKNPGTKYPYGNAIFYRDYESVFVENLTRRDRDTYRVINCMERSSKIILIKGFNEIEGKYFDYFSCLTGKKVVPVGPLVQDPVLDDEDCRIMQWLNKKEKGSTVFVSFGSEYFLSKKDMEEIAHGLEVSNVDFIWVVRFPKGENIVIEETLPKGFFERVGERGLVVNGWAPQAKILTHPNVGGFVSHCGWNSVMESMKFGLPIIAMPMHLDQPINARLIEEVGAGVEVLRDSKGKLHRERMAETINKVMKEASGESVRKKARELQEKLELKGDEEIDDVVKELVQLCATKNKRNGLHYY; translated from the coding sequence ATGGAAAATCATGCAACTTTCAACGTTCTCATGCTCCCATGGCTGGCTCATGGACATGTCTCTCCTTACTTGGAACTAGCCAAAAAACTCACCGCCAGAAACTTCAATGTTTACCTGTGCTCTTCCCCGGCGACCCTCAGTTCTGTGAgatcaaaattgactgaaaagTTTTCTCAGTCAATTCATCTTGTTGAACTCCATCTTCCCAAGTTGCCAGAACTTCCTGCTGAGTATCATACCACCAACGGCCTCCCACCCCATCTGATGCCCACCCTCAAGGATGCATTTGACATGGCTAAACCAAACTTCTGCAACGTGTTGAAAAGTTTGAAGCCTGACTTGCTTATTTACGATCTCCTTCAGCCATGGGCTCCAGAGGCTGCCTCAGCATTTAATATCCCGGCTGTCGTGTTTATCAGCAGTAGCGCCACCATGACTTCTTTTGGGCTGCACTTCTTCAAGAATCCAGGTACGAAGTACCCTTATGGTAACGCAATCTTTTATCGCGATTATGAATCCGTTTTTGTTGAGAACTTGACAAGGCGTGATCGCGATACATATCGCGTTATTAATTGCATGGAGCGATCTTCTAAAATTATTCTGATCAAGGGTTTTAATGAGATTGAAGGGaaatattttgattatttttcttGCTTAACTGGCAAGAAAGTTGTCCCCGTTGGCCCTCTTGTCCAGGATCCTGTGCTAGACGACGAGGATTGTAGAATTATGCAATGgctaaacaaaaaagaaaagggttcgaccgtttttgtttcttttgggaGTGAGTATTTTCTTTCAAAGAAAGATATGGAAGAGATTGCCCACGGTTTAGAGGTTAGCAATGTAGATTTTATATGGGTTGTGAGGTTTCCTAAAGGAGAAAATATTGTGATTGAAGAAACTTTGCCAAAAGGATTTTTCGAGAGGGTTGGGGAGAGGGGACTTGTTGTCAATGGATGGGCTCCGCAAGCAAAAATTTTGACCCATCCCAACGTTGGTGGCTTTGTGAGTCATTGTGGCTGGAATTCTGTGATGGAGAGCATGAAATTTGGCTTGCCAATCATAGCCATGCCTATGCACCTTGACCAACCTATTAATGCTCGATTGATTGAAGAAGTCGGCGCTGGGGTGGAGGTTTTGAGAGACTCAAAGGGAAAACTTCACAGGGAAAGAATGGCAGAAACAATTAACAAAGTCATGAAGGAGGCAAGTGGAGAATCCGTGAGGAAAAAGGCGAGAGAATTGCAAGAGAAATTGGAGTTGAAAGGAGACGAAGAGATCGATGATGTTGTGAAGGAGTTGGTTCAACTTTGTGCAACAAAGAATAAGAGAAATGGTTTGCACTACTATTAG
- the LOC113715356 gene encoding AP-1 complex subunit gamma-2-like has product MNPFSSGTRLRDMIRSIRGCKTAAEERAVVRKECAAIRAAVSENDQDYRHRNLAKLMFIHMLGYPTHFGQMECLKSIASPGFPEKRIGYLGLMLLLDERQEVLMLVTNSIKQDLNHTNQYIVGLALCALGNICSAEMARDLAPEVERLLQFRDPNIRKKAALCTIRIIRKVPDLAENFINSAASLLKEKHHGVLLTGVQLCTDLCKVSSEALEYFRKKCTEGVVKVLKDLANSPYAPEYDIAGITDPFLHIRLLKFLRVLGQGDVDTSDCMNDILAQVATKTEPNKNAGNAILYECVATIMSIEDNGGLRVLAINILGRFLSNRDNNIRYVALNMLMRAITVDSQAVQRHRATILECVKDSDASIRKRALELVYVLVNESNVKPLTKELIDYLEVSEPEFRGDLTAKICSIVEKFSPEKIWYIDQMLKVLSEAGNYVKDEVWHALIVVTTNASNLHGYAVRSLYRLVQTAGDQEILVRVAVWCIGEYGDMLVNNTGFLDMEEPITVTESDAVDVVETAIKRHSSDLTSRAMCLVALLKLSSRFPSCSVRINDVIVQYKGSLVLELQQRALEFSAIVDKHRNIRSTLVERMPVLDEATYSGRRAGSVPAVVSTSQGAPINLPNGVAKTTSAPLVDLLDLSSDDVPVPSSSGGDFLQDLLGVDLSPSLSQTDTNQAQKRGTDVLLDLLSIGTPPAQSNSSIPEMVSPSDDSKSAINVLEQLSSPSAPAGGVSTPPGSSPMMDLLDGFAPKPENNVPAYPSIVAFESSTLQVTFNFSKQPGNQQTTIIEANFSNKTFDAYTDFIFQAAVPKFLQLHLDPASSDTLPASGNGSISQKLRITNSQHGKKSLVMRIRIGYKSNNKDMLEEGQINNFPRGL; this is encoded by the exons GGACATGATTCGGTCCATTCGTGGTTGCAAGACTGCAGCGGAGGAACGTGCTGTTGTAAGAAAAGAATGTGCAGCTATTCGTGCTGCAGTTAGTGAAAATGATCAAGATTATAGGCATCGTAATCTTGCAAAACTCATGTTCATTCACATGCTGGGATACCCTACACATTTTGGACAAATGGAATGTCTGAAATCAATTGCATCTCCTGGATTTCCTGAGAAGAGAATAGGCTATCTTGGCCTTATGTTGCTCCTTGATGAAAGACAGGAAGTTCTGATGTTGGTTACAAATTCCATAAAACA AGATCTTAATCACACCAACCAGTACATTGTTGGACTTGCTCTTTGTGCTTTGGGGAATATTTGTTCTGCAGAAATGGCTCGTGACCTTGCTCCAGAAGTTGAACGGCTTCTGCAATTTAGAGATCCAAACATCCGAAAGAAA GCAGCATTATGCACTATCAGGATTATCAGGAAAGTGCCAGATCTGgcagaaaattttataaattctgCCGCTTCTTTGCTGAAGGAAAAGCACCATGGAGTTCTCCTTACAGGAGTGCAGCTTTGCACAGATTTATGCAAAGTCAGTTCAGAGGCACTCGAATATTTCAGAAAG AAATGCACAGAGGGTGTGGTGAAAGTGTTGAAGGATTTGGCGAATAGTCCATATGCTCCAGAATATGACATTGCGGGGATAACTGACCCTTTTCTTCACATAAGATTGCTCAAGTTTTTACGTGTACTTGGACAGGGAGATGTTGACACTAGTGATTGCATGAATGATATTCTTGCTCAG GTGGCAACCAAAACTGAGCCAAACAAGAATGCCGGGAATGCTATCCTCTACGAATGTGTTGCTACCATTATGAGTATTGAAGATAATGGTGGCTTGAGGGTCCTTGCCATCAATATACTGGGTAGATTTTTGTCCAATCGTGACAACAATATCAG ATATGTTGCTTTAAACATGCTGATGAGAGCTATTACAGTAGATAGTCAAGCAGTACAGAGGCATAGAGCAACTATCTTGGAGTGTGTTAAG GATTCAGATGCCTCAATCCGTAAAAGGGCCCTCGAGCTTGTGTATGTTTTGGTAAATGAAAGCAATGTGAAGCCTTTGACCAAGGAACTAATTGATTATTTAGAAGTAAGCGAACCAGAGTTCAGAGGAGATCTTACTGCCAAAATTTGCTCGATTGTGGAGAA GTTTTCCCCAGAGAAAATTTGGTACATTGATCAGATGCTCAAGGTTCTCTCAGAG GCTGGAAATTATGTCAAAGATGAAGTATGGCACGCTCTTATTGTCGTTACTACGAATGCTTCTAATCTTCACGGATATGCTGTAAGGTCTTTGTACAGATTAGTCCAAACAGCAGGTGATCAG GAAATTCTCGTTCGAGTTGCAGTTTGGTGCATAGGAGAGTATGGTGATATGTTGGTCAATAACACTGGATTCCTTGATATGGAGGAGCCAATAACC GTAACGGAGTCGGATGCTGTGGATGTTGTAGAGACAGCTATCAAACGGCATTCTTCAGATCTCACTAGTCGGGCAATGTGTCTCGTTGCTTTGTTGAAGCTGTCAAGTCGTTTTCCATCTTGTTCAGT GAGGATAAACGATGTTATTGTTCAGTATAAAGGAAGCTTGGTGCTTGAACTACAACAGAGAGCCCTTGAGTTTAGTGCGATTGTTGATAAACATCGGAATATTAG GTCTACACTGGTCGAAAGGATGCCAGTCCTTGATGAGGCCACATATAGTGGAAGGAGGGCTGGTTCAGTGCCAGCAGTTGTTTCAACTTCACAAGGCGCTCCTATTAATCTTCCTAATGGAGTTGCCAAAACGACATCCGCACCACTGGTTGATTTGCTGGATCTTAGTTCAGATGACGTACCAGTACCTAGCTCTTCTGGTGGAGATTTTCTTCAGGATCTTCTTGGTGTTGATTTGTCACCATCTTTGTCACAAACAG ACACAAATCAGGCGCAGAAAAGAGGCACTGATGTCCTGCTGGATCTTCTATCAATTGGGACACCTCCTGCTCAAAGTAACTCTTCTATTCCTGAGATGGTTTCCCCTAGTGATGACAGCAAAAGTGCTATAAATGTCTTGGAGCAATTGTCCTCACCTTCTGCGCCAGCTGGAGGTGTATCCACCCCTCCTGGAAGTTCTCCTATGATGGATTTGTTGGATGGTTTCGCTCCAAAACCTG AAAACAATGTTCCAGCTTATCCTTCAATTGTTGCATTTGAGAGCAGCACCTTGCAAGTGACATTTAACTTTTCCAAGCAGCCCGGAAACCAGCAGACGACAATTATTGAAGCTAACTTTTCAAATAAGACATTTGATGCTTATACGGACTTTATCTTCCAGGCTGCAGTGCCAAAG TTTCTTCAATTACATTTGGATCCAGCCAGCAGTGATACACTTCCTGCAAGTGGTAATGGATCAATCTCCCAAAAATTGCGAATTACGAACAGCCAACATGGCAAG AAATCCCTTGTTATGCGCATACGGATAGGGTATAAGTCGAACAACAAAGATATGTTGGAGGAAGGGCAAATTAACAACTTTCCTCGTGGCTTGTGA